The genomic stretch CGGGGAGAAGCAGACATTGTCATACTGCTTCCATGTCAGGAGAAGACTGTAGCGTTCAGATTAGACTTTCCATGGAGATGCCCGGGATTCATAACTGGACTGCCCTTAGGTTTTTACCCACTGAGGGCACGAATAACAAGAAATTCAAAAGGGAACTCTATGGTGGGTGGAagatttcaatttaaaaaatgaaagcaactcCTTTCCCTATGCATGCAGTTTTATTTGTTGCTGATGGAATGACCTGTCTGCACAAAACCACAATGTCAATACCTGACACGTTAGTCAGGTttacaaagaagaaagcaaatgcaaaataaacacagtGAGTGTAGAATTTGAAAAATTGCCCAAAATATCAAAAAACCTTTCATGTGAGATTTTGTACATATTATTGCTGACTGGCCCGATTCTTCGTTCCTCACCATACAAAACCCAGATAAGACCCTGCCTACCAGGccagagcagagggaaatgACTGGTAAGCCACAGTACAATGCTGGCACACATAGAAGGGGTATCAGCTGTCCACCAATAAatctgaagaagaagaaagttgCTAACTGGAGAAGTGAAGTTCTGGAACTCCCTTCCAAAATAAATAGCTGGTACAAAAAGTATACTTGTTGAGATAGAAAACAAGTGATTTTTAATAGTGCTTGATATATCACAGTGGCCTTATTGAATAATAAGCAGGTTCTTATTTCATCTATATCATAAGATCACAATTCTCCAATAAGTTAAGTTCGTAATAGTATTGTGCATGCATGCATTATAAATCACTACAGTAAGTACAATGAAATGGAGAAGTGAACCAGAGTACATATAGTTTACAAATAAGCACAGTTTGCTTAGTTCATTGTCATATAGCTTTTGGAAGATCATCACTAAATAGGATGATATGCTGGAGTCTAACATTGACTTTTGGTTCTACCAAGAGCATATACTTTATAACAGCACAGTATTGAGAAAAACATTATTCACTACACAATACTTAAGAATACAAGAAACAATATATAAGCTGTCAGATAACTTCACAAAATCACTTTATGTTAATACTGAAAAAGGCTTTGCTTATTAAAGTTtgtttattaaacaaaaagacCTCCATCTGTAATGCTCACAGCACGTGTGTTAACAAATCTGTATTAAGACATTTATTCAAACAACTTTCACATCACAATGAATGAATACAAAATCCAAATAACTTATAactgctgacaaaaaaaaaaaagtgctgaatCGTTGAACAGATGATCTCACGCTCTTGcgtattttgcattttagatCTCATAGTTTCTGAATTTCCTTAGAAGCTCTGATGGAGCATCCCCTGACCAGCGGAAACGCAGGTGCCAGTAATTTGCCTCTGAAAatcctgaggggaaaaaaggagaaaggcaagtagttttatacatatttataataatttaagTTGTCTGAAATAATACTTTATAATCTTCCCCCCGAAAAGGTATGTAAAAGATTGGTCATTTCCAGTGCTCTCGACTAGCAGGGACAGCCTCTGTATTCTTGGCACCGTTTGAACAAGAACTCAAGCAAACACCAAACTTCAAGATATCTGTCAGCTGGGAAGAGTCCAAAGGAGAACAGGAGGGATGATGGCAGTCCAGAAAATAggacttaaaagaaaaactgaacaaattGCATTTGCTTAGTgtaaagaagaagagagagagggtgACGCGATAAATCCCTAAGTACATGAAAGGCAGCAGCATGGAGGGAAGGTACAGATGGCCCTTTCCACGCACAAGGGAGTAAGGGAGTTTTTCAGACCCTGCACTATGTTTTTATGATCTATGGGCTGTTAATACTAAAATGGGATCTTATATCAGGAAGCTGAAACCTATCACACCAAACTTAGTGTTACAATCTCTTATTCAGGCTGAAATAGCTACATGGAGTTGTAGTCCATAATTCTTACAGACCAGCAGAAAGGAACTGAAAATATCCCAGTTTAAAAGTGGAATCCAATATAATAAATTTTCCTGGACCAAAACGAAAGCATTTTCAACATCCTAACATCAAGTATGAACACTGAAGTGCATACAGGCTCTGTCAAATAAACAGATTCTAACATTAACATtgattaatataaataaatgcccACTGGATAAATTAAGTAGACATTTgatgggtttgattttttttcccattcaaatCTATGGAAATTAGattaaaacttcaaaaaatatgagaaagaaGATACCTGCAAAGAAAGCTCACTGTTACAAGGAAGAAGGGGATGTTTTCTGTACTTTGAAATGTTACTATGAAAGGATACACTGTTATTTAATTaccaaataaatataaaatagtatAATGttataaagcatatttttaaaatataaaattttcacTTATGCCTCACATATATTTGTAGAATTTTCTTATCTATTTTCTGCATTCCACAAATGTTTGGGATTAAATTAGGTTTTGCTACCCTCACAGTTCAACTTAATTTCCTGTTTGATCAAGCTGGGAAAAAATGACAGGACTTTGTTTAATAATAGTTCTCTGATAATATAAGCCTAAGATTATAAAACTCCTGAAGGACCAAGCAGAACAGAGGGTGACTGTTGTGGTAAGTAAACTTTGATTCAGGCATATTAACCTAAACAACAGACAGGAGATACTAAATGGCCAGATGACAGCTTTGAAACACATATTTATTGTGGTGCGTgcactattttttaaaagacctgtTCAAATACAAAAGAAGCCTCCAAGTCTCAATTTTTAGTTCTCATGAACTCATCAGATGCAAACTGTGCATAAGTACTGAAtgctggataaaaaaaaaaccaaacaaaaacaatacctgaatattttatttagcatctttaaaagttatttaaaaaaaaaaccacactgaaaataattgcctttttttttattttgacatagCAGCTAAACTGAACTTtccattttggttttagaacttcttttttttcttctccagtttttggttttactagcaaacaagcaagcaaacacgggttagggaagaagaaaggtCTGAAAGcttcaaaatcaaataaataataaacaacataaacccccaaacaaaacaccaacccaaaaccacattaaaaaagcTACCAGTTAAACATATTATTCTGGAGAAGAATTTCTCATGACTAAAAGCCTCCATTTCAGGCCAATCCCTGGGTACTGCAATTTTCTGTAACTGCTGGTTTCACTTACTCGGGGAGTCTGGATTCTTTGAAGGCTGCGGTTTCACATCAGGAATTGCAACATCTTCTTGCTCCCTGTTCCCATCTGACAATCCGTCTTCATTGTTTTCAGTCTGTTGGGTCCAAATCTCATTAGTTATGTTGTTGGTATTATTCAAGTCAGGAGCTTCCAGCATTTGGTCCTTCTTACTTTGGACAGCCCAGTGCATTGactaaagaaatgcaaaaataacaaataaagaaCTAATTCCTAtgctttaaaagatttttaatgaaCTTCTCTTTTATTATTGTAATAAATCGTTAAGCAAAGCACATATTAGAAGCTTGCAGCTCAGTAGGATAGGGGAAAGCAGGGTTTCATATTGCAAAGAGCATTTGAGAGGAACGTTTATGTCAGGTGGGGATGAAGAACAGAATGTACAAATTCATCAAATAATTGTAAGGGTCTTTTGTCCAGTTTCTTCTGTCATGACTTCTGATACTTTTGTGAGAAGGCTTGAGTGACTTAGAAAATGTCCCTTTCCAAAGCTGTCTTTGACTTCAAGGTGCCCTTTGAAAGCAGGACAATTTGGAAAGCTTTACTGTTAATGTCTGTGGGATGATTTCTGTTTGAAACTGAGCTAAGGTTGATGGGATACTTCCAGCAAACATTTAAGCTCAGCCATAATGCTTTAGTTGAAGAGGCTCTCAAATTTCAAATTTCTCTCCTAAGCAGAATTGAGGCAGGCAGAATTGGCAAGGGAAACATTTATTCACCTGCCTTAAAATCTGACCATGCACATTTGCAACTATCTTTCACCCTAATAAcgcagaacaaaaaaaaaccaaccaacaccAAACATTATAGAATTAGGATCCACTAGGAACATACTACCAAATTATCTCACTAGCAAAATCAGGAGGGAAAACAACCCTCAGAAGATGTGTCTGTCACAAATCACCCCACTAGCCTATCAGGGACCCTCCAAAGACCTGTGCGAAGCCCAGGGTTCCAAGGAACCTACCTTCTGAATTTTTCAGTGAGCTCTTTATTTAATCAGATAGCATGATAAGCCAAAGGAGAATATATTATACAAAGATCctagctttgaaaataaataaaaggttcCTACAAAAGCAAAGTGTActgaagcatttgaaaacagGCCTGAAGTTACTTAAACTTCATATAATGCACATAAAAGCAGCAACTTGATAAAATCACTCTAAAACTACTAGCCTAAACCCCTCTGTGCATGGGCTTCTATAGCCTTcaaatttttctgtaatttccttCACCTCCTTAGTGCAGGAATCACTCTGCACTGTTCCTATCCCCAAAACCCACTACCGCAGCAGAAGTGGTGTATGTAACTCATCACCTCACTCACTGCAACGTTGTCTTTGGACCAATCCTagcccctctccctcccaaagCCCAAACTTAGATAACGCCAACCGTTTTCACAGAATTGCTCAGAGCCTCCCACTGCTGGAACGGAATGGTAATTTTGCTTCGTCGCCAGTAATCGTAACGTGCTCGACTCTCTTCATTAGTAAGAATCTCCTTAGCTTGCTGCAGCTTCTGGAAATTCTCCACTAGAACACAAACCAAAAAGTTactaaagcaaatatttgttttcaaagaaattaattcagatgTGAAAGGGGAGCTGCCAGCAATGGCTTAGAGCAAACAGAGTTGAGGAGACCGGAGAGCCAAGTGACAAAGGTGTGTGATTGTTCAGCTTACGGCTTTGCAAAGTTTTAGGTGGCTTTAGGATGATAGCACCTTCGGTGGACAACTGACATCCTTTTCAAATGAGGACTAAAAAGGTCATTTGTCTACAGGCTTCAAAAATCTCCTAACTTTAAGTTCAGAGAAACGTACAGAGTACAGCAGGCAAAAGGCATGAGTCACCCCCCCTGCAGACAACCTTAAAAAGGGAAATCAGAGTAATAATGCTTAGAAGGAACACACatccacagcagcacagaagtcaGAGCAAAGCACAACACCAAGAAAACGtgagtgggggaaaaaaaaaaaaagacaagcaaaaaCTGACAAGCAAGAAGAGGAATCTAAATGCAGTTGAAATTAACTAACTTGTGCATTTTATTAGGTATGCTTTCTACATATGCTAAAATGTTATCTTGAATACCAGACTGCATGAATGAGAGCTCTTATTTTTCCCTACAGGGTAATTTTCATTAAGTGGTTACTAAGGGTGCAGCTGCATGTTACTATTTGTAGAAGGGTCATAAAGATTTAGATTTTATCTATGAGTCACCTATGTTACACTgatctgttgttgttgttattcatTTATTCCAGTTTACAAATTGGagagatttcttttgaaatacacTAAGCTCAAACACTAACCAAAATTGATAACCATAaatcaaacaacaaacaacaggTTGAGAGGGCCATTCTATTAGGTTTCCTTTTTCTAGTGTCATTAGTTTTCAACAAATAAAAAGCCTACTTTAATTACTCTTTATTGAGCTTTAAgctgatgaaataaaaaaaagtaaactttcaCCAGTACtgtaaaaaggcatttaaagtaAATAGAGCATGCTCAGGTAAATGgagcataaaatatttcttcttgacAAACAAAACTGCTCCAACATTCGGCAGTTGGCCTCCTTTTTGACATGTGGTggcctggctggacaccaggtgcccgccaagctgctctatcactccacttctcagcaggacagggaggagagaaaaataagatgcgaaaaaaacctcatgggtcaagataaatgcagtttaataaagcaaaaggctgtgtgcagaaacaaaggaaaaacacaagatttattctctacttcccagtagcaggcgatgtccggccacttcctgggaagcagttGCTCCAGGAGACAAAGATCACAAAAAACAAAtaccccccccccttcctctcagctcttgctgagcagatgtcatagGGTACGGGCTATCCCTTTGGTCTCTCAAACACCAAGTCTGAGGGGGTTCCTTGTCAGGGAATCTCCAAGTGAAAGATCCCACCTATTTCACCTTTTAACCCCACCTTGCCAACTCTCTGATACTAGGCTAGGATGGCACACCAGTCGGGAAAGCCAAGCCCTGCTGAGAGCTCTGCGCTCTACTCCCAGCTCTGCTATCTCAGGGGAGGGCGTGGTTGAGGTCAAACTCTCACAAGTAGGTAGGCTATGGTGTTCAGTTTATGCTTACATTGTTCAGTTTGTAATTAAACTAAAAGGAAGAATTCAAAGGAAAAGCATTGTGCATTAATCAAAATGAGAAGCATATTTAATTATTCTACGACAGATTTTTGGTGGGGACCATAACTATGATCACAACAACCTTTATTATAAGAATATAAACTATTCAGACAGCAGGGAGCACTGGTTAGAGCTACCTTGTGGTTATGAATGGCTAAGACTGTCTCCAAATAACTCAGGTGCTGCTTAGCTGTCACAGGTACGATGAACTGCATGCTTTCATAAACGCAAATGTTAGCTGCTATTCTGCAAACAGATGGCTACTCATGTGATGCTGGCTTCTCTTTATTTCCAGtgattaaattacattaaaagaaaCTAAAGTACATTTAATGTGTTCCTGATGGGCTTGTTCGTGGAAGCAAATTAACTAGTTGACGCAAGTATGGCACTTGAATGCCACTGAGCATGGAAGCAGGCCAACTTCATAGGTCTAGAAAGGGATATACTCCATAAAAAATTTCTGGATTAAAAGATATTCTaccatagaaagaaaaaaaaaaattgaaagtcCTAcggaaaaaataaaatatattgggggaaaagaatatttaataaagCTTTAAGGCTGAATTTAATATCTTAGTGATGTTAACATAAGAAAAACTtagattgtttttaaacagagaagaaTACATACCTGCCTTGGGGTTTCCAGGATGTTTGTCAGGATGACATTCAAGAGCTTTAATCTTAAATTCTGCAAGAATTTGTTCAACCTAAACAGAATGTCAAGATTTAAAGTGAGTAAATACATACACagagaaaagattttcaaatttgctttttgaaaggGGTTGGGAGGAACAATGAAGAATGCTGAAAGATTTTTCCTAGTCATTTTTACAAGCTTTAGTACAAGCAAAATAGATAACAACAATCATCTGTCAGTGACACTgcttgtttaatttcattttccatgcACTTATCCTTATTCTTGTTTTTGTGAAGCTCAGTGATCCGATAAGGCAAGTTGGCTCtaagaaaaaatgtgtaaagACCATGTGTGCAAAACCCTTTCCTCATATTTGATCACGTAGGCAAAATGCATCGCTTCAGTTGCTCCTCGCTTTGTTTAATCAAGTCTCATTGCAGGAAGCAAAGACCTTCTGTGTTGTTGAAGATCGATTGTGGGGTTGGGTGGCTTTCTCTACATAGGAAATTTAGCCAGTACCACATGACTTTCCATCTTGGATACCACAAAGCTAGATAACTAGCAgttcacattcttcctctcaagTTAATTTGCTGCACAAAAAGGTTGGCTTGGAATAGAAAAAATTTATAATCAATATTAGAATATTGGCATGTATTGGTTTATTAGTTAATTACAAGTTCTCACACAGTTTATTGTaccataaagaataaaattacagttCACTCAACTAGCTGGCCAAATTTTCTTGTATTACGCTGGGAAAAATGTGGTCTACAGTAGTATTTTAAGAATTCTacactttctgctcttcttctCAGTAACTTCTTCCAGAGGGACAGATACAAAGTGGTATAATTCCAGTGGTAagacacttaaaaatatatacattttacaGAGAACTTGTTGAAACTGGTTACTATATAGCTAGCTACCATCTCTAAAACTTAGTTATTTAAAGGGGAACTTTAAACTTAAGATATGTACAGTAGCAGAGGGGTAGTGTGGAAGTCTtccgtttaaaaaaaaaaaaccaacggTAGAAGGAAAAGTTTATAAGAAGTTTAtacaaaatatatgaaatttatataaaatatccAGTGATATGTTTTACCAAGAAAGGTGTTCAATACCCACTACATATGAATAACACTGTTCCTGGAAGAAGGATATAGATTAAatctcccctcttcctctcaAGTCTGAAGATGAACTAGGTGTCCATGAGCTCAGTTCTACAAGAAGCCAAGAATGACCATGGGTATTTACTTGGATACAGGGGAAAATCTGTAGAAATTGAGACTATTTGTGCTTAAATTTAACGCGGTCAGATCAAGACCAGAATATTCAGCACCTTAGCTGAAAGTACTGCAGCTGAGAATGTGCTGTATACGCCTAAAgaagcctgtgctgctgcataTACAAAGTATTGTGATTGCAAAACACCCGTAATGCTTcaaatttctgttaaatgttCAAAGTAGTTGTGGGTACCATCCTGAGAGAAGGCAATCACGGTACTCTGTCAACTTGGGATCTGTGTTTCTACTCCCACATCAAAAACAATCTAGCaacatctgctgcttctctcaacAATACTTGGCAGGTTGTTTTTCAGGACCTATTGGCATTTATTccatctttttaatttcatttttaaccaATTTGAAAAATCATTATCATATGTACTTGAGCTATTCATGAATTGCTAAGCCCTTAAGGAATTAGCGTGAGGTAGAAAATGAGAACTAGCATCTGGGAAAGAAGCCTACATTGAAACTTTAACACCGCCCTCTGCTGGGAGGACTTTTTAGGTGTTATCTCAGGAAAAGCTTTAAATTGCCTTCCGTAACAGATCGAAGATGCTAACTTTAAATTTACTGagcaaaatacagcttttatcCACACTGAATACATCCGTCATTACAGCAGAATAATTAAAACTGCTTTATTAAGATCGAGACACACGTCTGGTTAATATAAAAACTGAGAATATCCAAAAAATGTTATGTGGACACCTTTAGGAAGAAGAACATTTGTTGTTTTAGCtacaaataattcaaaaattGCTTAGCTAGATCTCATTCTAAAGCATGTATCTGCCaccaaaacaaattaataaaactaGTATTCGAATGTCATTAAAgttagcatttaaaaatcattaatatgAATGaaagaggtattttttttccctctcaacCAAtgaatacagtttttaaaaaattaacaaatatgTATAAAGCCTGAGAAACTCAATAGCATTATCAGTGACCTACAACTATGAACATTCATTGTATTACTTGCatataaataccttttttcattttttaaatctgaaaatatattaaaaatattatttggatGTTGTCAAATTGATGCAGTTGGCTCATGATTCATAACTGTATCACATGTTGAACTAAACTAATGAATAAACCATTATCTATATAAACTCGATCTTGTTTTATAAGACACTTCTGGTATAAGCCTTATTCTAAGATCTTAACGTCGGTATACGGATCAGAAAATTAAGCTTTGCAAAGGGAGATACTGAAAGATAAGTGGCAAGAAAGAAGGTTCACAATGCATTTCAAATAGTCCTGCCTGTGGAGATAAACAACTTCAAATCCCCCCTATAAACAGACAAGCACATTCAAAATGTTATTAAcctggagggaggcagggaaggcTCTTACCGTAGATAGTTCATCGCATCCTAGCAAGTTGTAGTAATCGTCCAAGTCATCTGGTCTGCAGTTCAGAATTGCATCCATCTGGACTAGTCCAGCGGGCTTTTTCAAGCCAAGGCACAGAGGGTGTAAAATAGAGTATCGATACAAAGCTCACACAAAGGTTTCAAAGCAGCCCAGGGAAACAGGGAATTTCCACTCAGGTCTACAGCTCTCTCCAGTGCTTTTTAATACTGGCAGCTGACACACATGAATTTTCTTGAATTCTCTGCCTGCCATTGGTCCCTGCAGGATGCCAATCCGGTTGCACAAAGCTGCTAATGGCAATGCTTCCTGGGATTTGTAGTGCCCAAAGGCACTTCAACATTAAACTGGGGGGGGTCTCGTCCAGATAGAAGAGTGTTCTGGATACTAACTAAAATCTAGCTGTATTTGAGATTTAGATCACACCATCGCTGTATAGCCACTTAAAATCAGGCACATACTTAAAGGCTTTCCTGCACCTGAGCCTACATacactaaaatatattttctgcttaatttttaattgccaCTTTTGCCACAGTCTTTGACAAGGGGATTATATGGGTAATTATAGAAGAGTAAGGATTACTTCCAAAATAACAGAGCTGCAAACTTTTGAGAACGAAGTACCAACCTTGCCAAAGCCTCTCAGAGTTCTGTCAGTCACTTCAACAAAAGGGGGGGAATCTTTACTTTTTGAAGGCTACCTAGGGTACATACATACTACTCTTCAAAAACAAACAGCTCGTCTTGTACATCAGTTGCATGTCTAAAATTAAGTCCATGAAAAGACAACATGAAATACTGTCTACTCTAAAATGAAATAGAGACTCTTTCTCATGCTAAATTACTT from Grus americana isolate bGruAme1 chromosome 7, bGruAme1.mat, whole genome shotgun sequence encodes the following:
- the DNAJC12 gene encoding dnaJ homolog subfamily C member 12 isoform X2, with protein sequence MDAILNCRPDDLDDYYNLLGCDELSTVEQILAEFKIKALECHPDKHPGNPKAVENFQKLQQAKEILTNEESRARYDYWRRSKITIPFQQWEALSNSVKTTENNEDGLSDGNREQEDVAIPDVKPQPSKNPDSPRFSEANYWHLRFRWSGDAPSELLRKFRNYEI
- the DNAJC12 gene encoding dnaJ homolog subfamily C member 12 isoform X1, whose product is MDAILNCRPDDLDDYYNLLGCDELSTVEQILAEFKIKALECHPDKHPGNPKAVENFQKLQQAKEILTNEESRARYDYWRRSKITIPFQQWEALSNSVKTSMHWAVQSKKDQMLEAPDLNNTNNITNEIWTQQTENNEDGLSDGNREQEDVAIPDVKPQPSKNPDSPRFSEANYWHLRFRWSGDAPSELLRKFRNYEI